In Candidatus Dormiibacterota bacterium, the DNA window TGCTCGAGCTGCTTGGCTTGGTCGGCCGAGTAGAGGCTTTGCGTCTTCTCGATCAGGGTGAGGACGTCACCCATCCCCAGGATCCGCGAGGCGAGACGATCCGGGTAGAACGGCTCGAGTGCCGAGAGCTTCTCGCCGGTACCGACAAACTTGATCGGCGCGCCGGTGACCGAGAAGATCGAGAGTGCCGCTCCGCCGCGCGTATCGCCGTCCATCTTCGTGAGTAAGACGCCGGTGATGCCGAGGCGATCGTTGAAGCCCTTGGCGACCGTCGTTGCTTCTTGCCCTGTCATCGCATCCGCGACGAACAGAATTTCCTTCGGATTAACGGCGCTTTTGATGCGCGCCAGTTCGTCCATCAGCGCTTCGTCGATCTGCAGCCGCCCCGCGGTATCGATGATCACGGTGGAAATACCCAGGCGGCGGGCCTCCGCGACACCGTCCCGCGCGATCTTCACTGGATCGCCGGCGCCCTGATCGTAGACCGGCAGATCGATCTGTTTGCCCAGGGTCTGGAGCTGCACGATCGCGGCGGGGCGATAGACGTCGGCGGCGACGAGAAGCGTGCGGCGCCCCTGTTCTTTGAGCCGCAACGCCAGCTTGCCGGCTTGCGTGGTCTTGCCGGAGCCTTGGAGGCCGACAAGCATGATGACCGAGGGGGGAGCATCCGAAAATTGCAGGCGCGCCTCAGCGCCCCCGAGGAGTGCGACGAGTTCGTCGTGGACGAGCTTGACGATCGTTTGGGCCGGAGAGAGGGACTCGAGGATGTT includes these proteins:
- the ffh gene encoding signal recognition particle protein encodes the protein MFDQLSDRLGAIFSRLTGRGKLSESDVNEALREVRIALLEADVSLGAAKEFVARIKEQAIGANILESLSPAQTIVKLVHDELVALLGGAEARLQFSDAPPSVIMLVGLQGSGKTTQAGKLALRLKEQGRRTLLVAADVYRPAAIVQLQTLGKQIDLPVYDQGAGDPVKIARDGVAEARRLGISTVIIDTAGRLQIDEALMDELARIKSAVNPKEILFVADAMTGQEATTVAKGFNDRLGITGVLLTKMDGDTRGGAALSIFSVTGAPIKFVGTGEKLSALEPFYPDRLASRILGMGDVLTLIEKTQSLYSADQAKQLEQKIVKQTFTLDDFLDQMRQMKKLGSMTDILKMVPGLSRALPKDFSVPEKDMSRIEAIICSMTRRERRDPALLNGSRRKRIALGSGTQVSDVNRLVKQFEQARQMMKQIGGKGKGKGRPRLPVGMFGR